A stretch of the Glutamicibacter sp. JL.03c genome encodes the following:
- a CDS encoding aspartate carbamoyltransferase catalytic subunit, whose protein sequence is MKHLLSTADLTREEAISILDIAEEMRESGTRAIKKLPALRGRTVVNLFFEDSTRTRISFEAAAKRLSADVINFSAKGSSVSKGESLKDTAQTLLAIGADAVVIRHPDSGAPARLAATDWIGLPIVNAGDGTHEHPTQALLDAFTLRRQVALRNGTSPAGQGLDGLKVAIVGDILHSRVARSNLWLLKTLGAEVTMVAPPTLLPVGAHSWPCTISYDLDAVIASGVDALMMLRVQGERMNAAYFPNPREYSRYWGLDDARLGQLDSSGAETLIMHPGPMNRGLEISSAAADSPRSTVLDQVTNGVAVRMASLYMLLSGDLI, encoded by the coding sequence GTGAAACACCTGCTCTCCACCGCGGATTTGACCCGCGAAGAGGCCATCTCCATCCTGGACATCGCCGAAGAGATGCGCGAGTCCGGCACCCGTGCCATCAAGAAGCTCCCGGCCCTGCGCGGACGCACCGTGGTGAACCTCTTCTTCGAGGACTCCACCCGCACGCGCATCTCCTTCGAAGCCGCCGCCAAGCGCCTGAGCGCCGATGTCATCAATTTCTCGGCGAAGGGCTCCAGCGTATCCAAGGGCGAGTCGCTGAAGGACACCGCCCAAACCCTGCTGGCCATCGGTGCCGACGCAGTAGTCATCCGCCACCCAGACTCGGGTGCCCCGGCCAGGCTTGCTGCCACCGACTGGATCGGCCTGCCGATCGTCAACGCAGGCGACGGCACCCACGAACACCCCACCCAGGCGCTGCTGGACGCATTCACCCTGCGCCGCCAGGTGGCTTTGCGCAATGGCACCAGCCCGGCAGGCCAAGGACTGGATGGACTGAAGGTCGCGATCGTCGGGGATATCCTGCATTCCCGCGTGGCCCGCTCCAACCTCTGGCTGCTGAAGACCTTGGGCGCCGAAGTCACCATGGTGGCCCCGCCCACCCTGCTGCCGGTCGGCGCGCACTCCTGGCCCTGCACCATCAGCTACGACCTGGACGCAGTGATCGCGTCGGGAGTGGATGCGCTGATGATGCTGCGCGTCCAGGGCGAACGCATGAACGCCGCCTACTTCCCGAACCCCCGCGAATACTCGCGCTACTGGGGACTGGATGATGCGCGCCTGGGCCAGCTGGATTCCAGCGGAGCCGAAACGCTGATCATGCACCCGGGCCCGATGAACCGCGGCCTGGAAATCTCATCGGCCGCCGCAGACTCACCGCGCTCCACCGTGCTCGACCAGGTCACCAATGGCGTGGCCGTGCGCATGGCCAGCCTGTACATGCTCCTCTCCGGCGACCTGATCTGA
- the pyrR gene encoding bifunctional pyr operon transcriptional regulator/uracil phosphoribosyltransferase PyrR, with translation MNENSVPDVSRTVLTGDDIDRVLTRVAFEIIEANKGTDDLVLLGIPSRGFPLAQRLAQRIAASAPGNLDPAALVGQLDITMYRDDLRHSTTRTPSPTRLPAGGIDGKVVVLVDDVLYSGRTIRAALDALADWGRPRIVRLAVLVDRGHRELPIRADHVGKNLPTAKSEKVRVHLAEIDGTNEVMIEGVA, from the coding sequence ATGAATGAAAATTCAGTGCCAGATGTGTCGCGCACGGTGCTTACCGGCGACGATATCGATCGTGTACTCACTCGCGTAGCCTTCGAGATCATCGAGGCCAACAAGGGCACGGATGACCTTGTGCTCCTGGGCATTCCCAGCCGCGGATTCCCCTTGGCGCAGCGCCTGGCCCAGCGCATCGCAGCCAGCGCACCAGGCAATCTCGACCCGGCCGCCCTCGTCGGCCAGCTCGACATCACCATGTACCGCGACGACCTGCGCCACTCCACCACCCGCACGCCCTCTCCCACGCGCCTTCCGGCCGGAGGGATCGATGGCAAAGTCGTGGTGCTCGTTGACGACGTGCTCTACTCAGGCCGCACCATTCGCGCCGCACTGGATGCCCTCGCCGACTGGGGCCGCCCGCGCATCGTCCGCCTGGCCGTCCTGGTAGACCGCGGCCACCGTGAACTTCCCATCCGCGCCGACCATGTGGGCAAGAACCTGCCCACCGCGAAGAGCGAAAAGGTGCGCGTGCACCTGGCGGAAATTGACGGGACCAACGAAGTGATGATTGAAGGCGTAGCGTGA
- a CDS encoding DinB family protein, producing the protein MNHAPKRWTHAVEVPDMWLDPAEDPRDTGEPDPVGEAETYQRYLRDYRQTLQLKCQGLDAEQLARRSVPPSTMSLLGLLRHLGEVERDWRNWITSGQPQARIYGPHDADFDRAVPEPGCVAQALEVLNAEQQATDQQLAPYQDLGQSIGREHITVRELQVHRIEEYARHCGHADLLRECIDGRIGQ; encoded by the coding sequence ATGAACCACGCGCCGAAACGATGGACCCACGCGGTTGAAGTCCCCGACATGTGGCTCGACCCGGCGGAAGACCCCAGGGATACCGGCGAGCCGGATCCGGTAGGGGAGGCGGAGACCTATCAAAGATATCTGCGCGACTACCGGCAGACCCTCCAGCTCAAATGCCAGGGCCTGGACGCCGAGCAATTGGCCCGGCGCTCGGTGCCTCCCTCGACCATGTCGTTGCTGGGATTGCTGCGCCACTTGGGCGAAGTCGAACGCGACTGGCGCAATTGGATTACCTCCGGGCAGCCGCAGGCACGGATCTACGGCCCTCATGATGCGGATTTCGACCGGGCAGTGCCGGAGCCTGGCTGCGTGGCCCAGGCGCTGGAAGTCCTGAACGCCGAACAGCAGGCCACTGACCAGCAGCTCGCGCCGTACCAGGATCTTGGCCAGAGCATCGGCCGCGAGCACATCACCGTGCGCGAGCTGCAGGTGCACCGGATCGAAGAGTATGCCCGGCACTGCGGGCACGCGGACTTGCTGCGCGAATGCATCGACGGCCGGATCGGGCAATAG
- the nusB gene encoding transcription antitermination factor NusB — translation MRARAKARRRALEFLFEAEARDVDPVGVAISRRENSDIVLNEYSLTIIEGVMAHLDRIDEVLESYVKDWTIERMPAVDRSALRIGVWELLYNDDVPDAVAVAEAVVNVRELSTDESPEFVNGVLGRIQSVKDTLVD, via the coding sequence GTGAGAGCCCGCGCCAAAGCCCGTCGCCGAGCCCTCGAATTCCTGTTTGAGGCCGAAGCCCGCGATGTCGACCCCGTGGGTGTCGCCATCTCGCGCCGGGAGAACTCGGACATCGTACTCAATGAGTACTCGTTGACGATCATCGAAGGCGTCATGGCCCACCTGGACCGTATTGACGAAGTGCTTGAAAGCTACGTCAAGGATTGGACCATCGAGCGCATGCCAGCGGTTGACCGCAGTGCGCTGCGCATCGGCGTGTGGGAATTGCTCTACAACGATGATGTTCCCGACGCAGTTGCCGTGGCCGAGGCTGTGGTGAACGTTCGCGAACTCTCCACCGACGAGTCGCCAGAATTCGTCAACGGCGTTTTGGGCCGCATCCAAAGCGTCAAGGACACCCTGGTCGACTAA
- the efp gene encoding elongation factor P, with protein sequence MADTTDIKNGVVLKIEGQLWTIIDFQHVKPGKGGAFVRTKMRNVLSGKVVDKTYNAGTKIETATVDRRDYQYLYQDGEDYVFMNLEDYDQITVSGETVGDAAGFMLENQELTIAMHDGSPLYLELPASVILEITYTEPGLQGDRSSAGTKPATLETGKEIQVPLFVEQNTKVKVDTRTGDYLGRVN encoded by the coding sequence GTGGCGGATACAACTGATATTAAAAATGGCGTGGTTCTGAAGATCGAGGGCCAGCTCTGGACCATCATCGACTTCCAGCACGTCAAGCCAGGCAAAGGTGGGGCATTCGTTCGCACCAAGATGCGCAACGTGCTCTCCGGCAAGGTAGTGGACAAGACCTACAACGCCGGTACCAAGATCGAAACTGCAACCGTTGACCGCCGCGATTACCAGTACCTCTACCAGGACGGCGAAGACTACGTCTTCATGAACCTGGAAGACTACGACCAGATCACCGTTTCCGGCGAAACCGTAGGCGACGCCGCCGGCTTCATGCTCGAAAACCAGGAACTGACCATCGCCATGCACGATGGCAGCCCGCTGTACCTGGAACTTCCAGCGTCGGTCATCCTGGAAATCACCTACACCGAGCCAGGCCTGCAGGGCGACCGCTCCTCGGCCGGCACCAAGCCAGCGACCTTGGAAACCGGCAAGGAAATCCAGGTTCCACTTTTCGTCGAGCAGAACACCAAGGTCAAGGTTGACACCCGCACCGGCGATTACCTGGGTCGTGTCAACTAG
- a CDS encoding tetratricopeptide repeat protein, which translates to MGDYTAYAIDVASVNRQGVGTSVSGVLIDPETLKPYLADEQAAEHQMQVGSPTDQVMILLARGDLAEAGELIAESRLVDPTNAHLRVLDTELTRMQGDFDRAINRLRKLAEEFAGTDYEPLMHHHLGLSFFAKGDFKAAATRFRKAMDLRIELDDDAYLVNASSTCLKIAEERAAQ; encoded by the coding sequence ATGGGCGACTACACCGCATACGCCATTGACGTCGCATCGGTAAACCGTCAGGGCGTTGGAACATCGGTTAGCGGCGTCCTGATCGATCCGGAGACCCTTAAGCCATATCTCGCCGACGAACAGGCCGCAGAGCACCAGATGCAGGTTGGCTCGCCAACCGACCAGGTCATGATCCTGCTGGCCCGCGGAGATCTTGCCGAAGCCGGCGAACTGATCGCCGAATCCCGCCTGGTCGATCCGACCAACGCGCACCTGCGCGTGCTGGATACCGAGCTGACCCGCATGCAGGGCGACTTCGATCGTGCGATCAACCGCCTGCGCAAGCTCGCCGAGGAATTCGCCGGCACCGATTACGAACCGCTGATGCATCACCACCTGGGCCTGTCCTTCTTCGCGAAGGGCGACTTCAAGGCCGCGGCGACCCGCTTCCGCAAGGCCATGGACCTGCGCATCGAGCTTGATGACGATGCCTACCTGGTCAACGCGTCGAGCACCTGCCTGAAGATCGCCGAGGAGCGCGCAGCGCAGTAA
- the aroB gene encoding 3-dehydroquinate synthase: MPLAPTTLKVSGNTAAESYPVLVGNGLLGQLPELLGPSVKKVLVIHPRALRTTGDVVRDELANAGLEALTAEIPDAEEGKHIQVASFCWEVLGKNDFTRSDAVISVGGGAVTDLAGFVAATWLRGVKVIHIPTSLLGMVDAAVGGKTGINTAEGKNLVGSFHPPAAVLADLDALATLPKNELVTGMAEIVKTGFIADERILELIEEDPEDAINPGSARLRELIERTIAVKADVVSRDLKESGDREFLNYGHTLAHAIELAERYQMRHGAAVSIGLCFAAELGRSVGYTSDEIADRHVNILKSLGLPTTYRNDRWAALLDGMKRDKKARGNQLRFVVLEAIGKPRIYEVPDNSLLFAAYQEIGE; this comes from the coding sequence ATGCCATTAGCACCGACCACTTTGAAGGTCTCGGGAAACACTGCCGCCGAATCGTACCCGGTACTGGTTGGCAACGGCTTGTTGGGGCAGCTGCCCGAACTGCTCGGACCTTCGGTTAAAAAGGTTCTGGTGATCCACCCCCGCGCGCTGCGCACCACCGGGGACGTCGTCCGCGACGAACTGGCCAACGCCGGCCTGGAAGCACTGACCGCTGAAATTCCTGATGCCGAAGAGGGCAAGCACATCCAGGTCGCCTCCTTCTGCTGGGAAGTCCTGGGCAAGAATGATTTCACCCGCAGCGACGCGGTCATCTCCGTGGGCGGCGGCGCCGTCACCGATCTTGCCGGCTTCGTGGCCGCCACCTGGCTGCGTGGCGTGAAGGTCATCCACATCCCGACCTCCCTGCTGGGCATGGTCGATGCTGCCGTGGGTGGCAAGACCGGCATCAACACCGCAGAAGGCAAGAACCTGGTTGGCTCCTTCCACCCGCCAGCAGCGGTGCTCGCGGACCTCGACGCCTTGGCCACCTTGCCGAAGAACGAACTGGTCACTGGCATGGCCGAGATCGTCAAGACCGGCTTCATCGCCGATGAGCGCATCCTGGAACTGATCGAAGAGGATCCAGAAGACGCCATCAACCCGGGCAGCGCCCGACTGCGCGAACTGATCGAACGCACCATTGCGGTCAAGGCGGACGTGGTCTCCCGCGATCTCAAGGAATCCGGCGACCGCGAATTCTTGAACTACGGCCACACCCTGGCCCACGCAATCGAACTTGCCGAGCGCTACCAGATGCGCCATGGCGCCGCGGTCTCCATCGGCTTGTGCTTCGCCGCCGAGCTCGGCCGCTCCGTGGGATACACCTCCGATGAGATCGCCGATCGCCACGTGAACATCCTCAAATCCCTGGGGCTGCCAACCACCTACCGCAATGACCGCTGGGCTGCGCTGCTCGATGGCATGAAGCGCGACAAGAAGGCCCGTGGCAACCAGCTGCGGTTCGTTGTCCTCGAAGCCATCGGCAAGCCGCGCATCTACGAGGTACCGGATAACTCGCTGCTCTTTGCGGCCTACCAGGAAATCGGGGAGTGA
- a CDS encoding shikimate kinase, which produces MIYLIGPMASGKSTVGRSLATALSTSFADSDAAVVAHHGTIPQIFAEHGEAHFRDLEVQALARLLTGVVATGGGAVLREENQQLLSRGTVVYLELGPQAAAERIKADSNRPLLAGDEALTVWASVYEKRRPIYEMLADVHVVVDGKSVLQIVEEILPQIEQL; this is translated from the coding sequence ATGATTTACCTCATTGGTCCGATGGCCAGTGGCAAGTCCACCGTGGGCAGGTCACTGGCCACGGCCTTATCAACCAGTTTCGCCGACTCGGATGCTGCCGTGGTGGCCCATCATGGCACCATTCCGCAGATATTTGCCGAGCATGGCGAGGCGCATTTCCGCGATCTGGAAGTCCAGGCCCTGGCGCGCCTGCTCACCGGAGTGGTCGCCACCGGTGGCGGCGCGGTGCTGCGCGAAGAGAACCAGCAATTGCTCTCCCGCGGCACCGTAGTCTATCTGGAACTGGGCCCGCAGGCGGCAGCCGAGCGGATCAAAGCCGACTCCAACCGGCCGCTGCTGGCAGGTGACGAAGCACTCACAGTCTGGGCTTCGGTTTACGAAAAGCGCCGCCCCATTTACGAAATGCTGGCTGACGTGCATGTTGTGGTGGACGGAAAGTCCGTTCTACAAATTGTCGAAGAGATTTTGCCGCAAATCGAACAGCTGTGA
- the aroC gene encoding chorismate synthase translates to MLRWLTAGESHGPALVGILEGLPAGVSVDSEVVREALARRRLGYGRGARMKFEKDQVTFLGGVRHGKTQGGPVAIEIGNTEWPKWERVMSADPVDLDELASLARNAPLTRPRPGHADFTGMQKYGFDDARPILERASARETAARVALGSVASRFLNDLGIQLVSHTTAVGAVSAPVDAPLPTAGDIEALDADPLRCFDQATSDAMVAEVDDAHKAGETLGGVVEVLAYNLPPGIGSYVHWDRRLDARLAAALMGIQAIKGVEVGDGFETAARRGSAAHDEIVHAEDGSIKRSSNRAGGIEGGMSIGEVLRVRAGMKPIATVPRALRTVDTATGEDTTAHHQRSDVCAVPAAGVVAEAMVALVLAQSLLEKFGGDSVAETKRNIESYLANIPDNLGSTGV, encoded by the coding sequence ATGTTGCGTTGGTTGACCGCGGGCGAATCGCATGGCCCGGCACTTGTTGGAATTCTTGAAGGGCTACCTGCCGGAGTATCGGTAGATAGCGAAGTAGTACGCGAAGCATTGGCGCGCCGCCGCCTGGGCTATGGCCGCGGGGCGCGTATGAAGTTTGAAAAGGACCAGGTGACTTTCCTTGGCGGCGTACGCCACGGCAAGACCCAGGGCGGTCCGGTGGCCATCGAAATCGGCAACACCGAATGGCCGAAGTGGGAGCGCGTGATGAGCGCGGATCCCGTTGATCTCGATGAGCTCGCTTCGCTGGCGCGCAATGCGCCGCTGACCCGCCCTCGTCCGGGCCACGCCGATTTCACCGGCATGCAGAAGTACGGCTTCGACGATGCCCGGCCGATCCTGGAGCGTGCCAGCGCTCGCGAAACCGCGGCCCGCGTGGCCCTGGGCTCGGTGGCTTCCCGCTTCCTCAACGACCTGGGCATCCAGCTCGTTTCACACACCACCGCGGTAGGCGCCGTTTCCGCTCCTGTCGATGCGCCATTGCCTACCGCCGGCGACATTGAGGCGCTTGATGCCGATCCGCTGCGCTGCTTCGATCAGGCGACCAGCGACGCCATGGTGGCCGAGGTCGACGATGCGCACAAGGCAGGGGAGACCCTCGGCGGCGTCGTTGAGGTGCTCGCCTACAACCTGCCTCCAGGCATCGGCTCCTACGTGCACTGGGATCGCCGCCTGGATGCGCGCCTGGCGGCCGCATTGATGGGCATCCAGGCCATCAAGGGCGTCGAAGTCGGCGACGGCTTTGAAACCGCGGCCCGCCGCGGCTCGGCAGCCCACGACGAAATTGTGCACGCCGAAGATGGCAGCATCAAGCGCAGCTCGAACCGCGCTGGCGGCATCGAGGGCGGCATGAGCATCGGCGAGGTGCTGCGGGTTCGCGCAGGCATGAAGCCGATCGCCACCGTTCCGCGTGCGCTGCGCACCGTTGACACCGCCACCGGCGAGGACACCACCGCGCACCACCAGCGTTCGGATGTCTGTGCCGTTCCGGCTGCCGGCGTTGTCGCCGAAGCCATGGTGGCCCTGGTGCTTGCCCAGTCGCTGCTGGAGAAGTTCGGCGGCGACTCGGTGGCTGAAACCAAGCGCAATATCGAGTCCTACCTGGCGAACATCCCGGATAATCTGGGATCGACCGGCGTCTAG
- a CDS encoding shikimate dehydrogenase family protein codes for MKQAAVLGHPVGHSKSPVLHRTAYELLGAALGYEAIDLQPAQCAEHVARLRQGNWAGCSVTMPLKDAFVPLMDEVSTRVRQLGALNTIVVREDGSLYGENTDIDGLVQALADFSMTCTDRAMILGSGNTALAALQASALIGAKHVTLVVRSAQRSQRAVELATELGLAPVVHEISAITEELAEQLRQVPLVFSTLPPRAGDEWVPAVGRGTGILLDVAYDPWPSRLASSWQGQVISGLHMLVHQAVEQVRLFASAAWDEQRRADVTNAMYDSLGLLRHQ; via the coding sequence ATGAAGCAGGCTGCCGTTCTGGGCCATCCGGTCGGCCACTCCAAGTCTCCGGTATTGCACCGCACCGCCTACGAGCTGCTGGGCGCGGCGCTGGGCTATGAAGCCATCGATCTGCAGCCCGCGCAGTGTGCCGAGCATGTGGCGCGCCTGCGCCAGGGGAACTGGGCCGGCTGCTCGGTGACCATGCCCCTGAAAGATGCCTTTGTCCCGTTGATGGACGAGGTCTCCACCCGGGTGCGTCAACTTGGCGCGCTGAATACAATCGTGGTGCGCGAGGACGGTTCCCTGTACGGGGAGAACACCGACATCGACGGACTGGTCCAGGCTCTCGCGGACTTCTCGATGACCTGCACCGACCGGGCCATGATCCTCGGTTCGGGCAATACCGCACTGGCGGCCTTGCAGGCCAGCGCTCTGATCGGGGCCAAGCACGTCACCTTGGTCGTGCGCTCCGCCCAGCGCTCCCAGCGTGCCGTGGAACTGGCCACGGAGCTGGGCCTGGCTCCGGTCGTCCACGAAATATCGGCGATCACCGAGGAACTCGCGGAGCAGTTGCGCCAGGTCCCCCTGGTCTTCAGCACCCTGCCGCCGCGCGCGGGCGATGAGTGGGTCCCGGCCGTGGGCCGCGGAACCGGGATCCTGCTGGATGTCGCCTACGATCCATGGCCCTCCCGGCTGGCCTCGTCCTGGCAGGGACAGGTCATTTCCGGCCTCCACATGCTCGTGCACCAAGCGGTCGAGCAGGTGCGCCTTTTCGCTTCCGCGGCGTGGGATGAGCAGCGGCGTGCTGACGTCACAAATGCGATGTATGACTCTCTGGGACTGCTCCGACACCAGTAA
- the mltG gene encoding endolytic transglycosylase MltG, whose amino-acid sequence MREEARRERQRETHRALYESFAAGQGLPIAEPSTPEVTGLEHYVNATVDPDAAGDTASDAAGDQGGQDTHTRFLPTLAPVHTAQTPILEPQDSLHSNGLLGQGDQEHEKLHRKKTRRKRNLVMLATVLIFALVVAGSFYFVKSLVKQFNPDDYPGPGGATVEFTVEDGQGLGVISRKLEDLDVISNDKLLIRAVENSKQANKVIHPGTYLLKSQMPAADAAEVLVDNRPGKVFYIGLKANLRMNAALEEIAKGSGLKLADLEKLANQPEKFGLPDSVPNLEGWLHPGEYRFALDSTPQEVLSKLVRATKETLKDAGISDLQKGYRTLKVASILQAEAREKDYATVAGAIENRLDPANTETHGLLQVDSAVIYGLDRYSLQFSQAERQDAGNKYNTYVHKGLTPTPIGSPATSAIKAAANPQENGYYYWVTVNIKTGETKFASSYAEHQQNQAEFRAWCQQNSDVC is encoded by the coding sequence ATGCGAGAAGAAGCCCGTCGAGAACGGCAACGCGAAACGCATCGCGCGCTGTATGAAAGCTTCGCGGCAGGCCAAGGCCTGCCGATCGCTGAACCTTCCACCCCGGAAGTCACCGGACTCGAGCACTACGTCAATGCCACGGTCGATCCAGACGCGGCCGGCGACACCGCTTCGGACGCTGCTGGCGATCAGGGCGGGCAGGACACCCACACCCGGTTCCTGCCCACCCTGGCCCCGGTGCACACGGCTCAAACCCCGATCCTCGAGCCGCAGGACTCGCTGCACAGCAACGGCCTGCTCGGCCAGGGTGATCAAGAGCACGAAAAGCTGCACCGCAAGAAGACCAGGCGCAAGCGCAATCTGGTGATGCTGGCCACCGTGCTCATTTTCGCGCTCGTGGTGGCGGGGTCCTTCTACTTCGTCAAATCGCTGGTCAAGCAGTTCAACCCGGACGACTATCCCGGTCCGGGGGGAGCCACCGTCGAATTCACCGTGGAAGACGGCCAGGGCTTGGGCGTGATCTCGCGCAAGCTCGAGGACCTGGACGTGATCTCCAACGACAAGCTGCTCATCCGGGCCGTGGAGAACTCCAAGCAGGCCAACAAGGTCATCCACCCCGGCACCTACCTGCTCAAATCCCAGATGCCGGCAGCGGACGCCGCCGAGGTGCTTGTGGACAACCGTCCCGGCAAGGTCTTCTACATCGGCCTGAAGGCGAATCTGCGCATGAACGCAGCACTGGAAGAGATCGCGAAGGGCTCCGGGCTGAAACTGGCGGACCTGGAAAAGCTGGCCAACCAGCCAGAAAAGTTCGGCCTGCCGGATTCGGTGCCCAACCTTGAAGGCTGGCTGCACCCGGGCGAATACCGCTTCGCGCTCGATAGCACCCCGCAGGAAGTGCTGTCCAAGTTGGTCCGTGCTACCAAGGAAACCCTGAAAGACGCTGGGATCAGCGATCTTCAGAAGGGCTACCGCACCTTGAAAGTCGCCTCGATCCTTCAGGCCGAAGCCCGCGAAAAGGACTACGCAACCGTGGCCGGTGCCATCGAGAACCGCTTGGATCCGGCCAACACGGAAACCCACGGGTTGCTCCAGGTCGACTCCGCGGTGATCTATGGCCTGGACCGCTACAGCCTGCAGTTCAGCCAGGCCGAACGCCAGGACGCCGGCAACAAGTACAACACCTACGTGCACAAGGGCCTGACGCCGACCCCTATCGGCTCGCCTGCCACCTCGGCGATCAAGGCTGCGGCCAACCCGCAGGAGAACGGCTACTACTACTGGGTGACCGTGAACATCAAAACCGGCGAAACGAAATTCGCCTCCAGCTATGCCGAACACCAGCAGAACCAGGCTGAATTCCGCGCATGGTGCCAACAGAATTCCGATGTCTGCTAA
- the ruvX gene encoding Holliday junction resolvase RuvX: MAKLALGVDVGLARVGVAISDPSGILATPVMTLRRDLKKNSDRRMLLRIIADRKVGEVFIGEPKSLAGHDTDSTKMARDYAIALAEEAVSANIELEVFLVDERLSTVNAHRALHASGRKMEDHRKVVDQVAATEILQQVLEMRRNNVRVQASRIVMK; this comes from the coding sequence ATGGCTAAATTGGCACTCGGCGTCGACGTGGGCCTGGCCCGCGTCGGCGTCGCCATCTCCGATCCCTCCGGCATCTTGGCCACGCCGGTGATGACCCTGCGCCGCGATCTGAAGAAGAACTCGGATCGCCGGATGCTCTTGCGGATCATCGCCGATCGAAAGGTCGGCGAGGTGTTCATCGGGGAGCCCAAGTCCTTGGCAGGCCATGACACCGACTCCACCAAAATGGCCCGTGACTACGCCATTGCTTTGGCAGAAGAAGCCGTGAGCGCTAATATCGAGCTTGAGGTTTTTCTGGTTGACGAGCGATTGAGCACCGTGAACGCGCATCGCGCGTTGCACGCCTCGGGTCGTAAGATGGAGGATCATCGAAAGGTTGTCGACCAGGTCGCGGCCACCGAGATCCTGCAGCAAGTGCTGGAAATGCGTCGGAACAACGTCCGCGTGCAGGCCAGCAGGATCGTCATGAAATAG